From the Methanomicrobia archaeon genome, the window TGTACAACCTCAGCGGAAGGAGACCTCAAATTCCTGAGAGGTGGTGAATATGGCTAAGTCACTGCGTAAGAAGACACTGATCATCATAGGTATCACAATCGTCTGCCTGATCGTCATACTGTACGGAGTCTCGCAAGTTCTCTTACTGCACAGTTTCGATAAATTGGAGGAGCAGAATACCCGCCAGAATGTTGAACGAGTCACGAATGCATTATCTCATG encodes:
- a CDS encoding histidine kinase; amino-acid sequence: MAKSLRKKTLIIIGITIVCLIVILYGVSQVLLLHSFDKLEEQNTRQNVERVTNALSHEFSQLDTTTYDWAAWDDTYAFIEDRNEEYIASNLIDGTFADLELN